Proteins encoded together in one Leptospira bourretii window:
- a CDS encoding LemA family protein, which produces MTRMFRTIFLISLMATVLTNCGYNRIQELDEEVTASWAEVLNQYKRRSDLVPNLVSAVKGFANQEKDIMKGIADARAKIGSIQATPELVNNPESLKQFDQAQGQLGSALSRLLMIQENYPQLKSDQHFSDLMAQLEGTENRITVARNRFIKATKDYNVYIRQFPAVLTAKAFGYDAKATFTVEDPKAIENAPKVEF; this is translated from the coding sequence ATGACAAGAATGTTTCGAACCATTTTTCTAATTTCCCTTATGGCAACAGTTCTCACCAACTGCGGTTATAACCGTATCCAAGAGTTGGATGAAGAAGTGACTGCTTCTTGGGCAGAAGTTCTCAACCAATACAAAAGAAGATCGGACTTAGTTCCTAATTTGGTTTCTGCCGTTAAAGGATTTGCCAACCAAGAAAAAGACATCATGAAAGGAATTGCCGATGCAAGAGCAAAAATTGGTTCTATCCAAGCAACTCCTGAACTTGTAAACAATCCAGAAAGTTTAAAACAATTCGACCAAGCGCAAGGACAATTGGGTTCAGCTTTGTCTAGACTTTTGATGATTCAAGAAAATTATCCTCAACTCAAATCGGACCAACACTTTTCGGATTTAATGGCGCAGTTAGAAGGAACAGAAAATAGAATCACTGTTGCAAGAAACAGATTCATCAAAGCAACCAAAGATTACAATGTGTACATTCGTCAATTCCCTGCAGTACTTACTGCGAAAGCTTTTGGTTATGATGCAAAAGCAACCTTCACAGTGGAAGATCCAAAGGCGATTGAAAATGCACCGAAAGTTGAATTTTGA
- a CDS encoding MBOAT family O-acyltransferase: MLFNSVHYLIFAPVVILVYFLIPKRFQGLWLFIVSLYFYAIFRIPFLILLVFSFVITKLAVDYMEFASSKAKKLFWLNVAVWSNLGLLFVFKYLDFSITVWNQTFSLTPCDPEFVQKSGILLPMGISFFTLQAVSYAVDVYRGVVERAKSIFHFGLFLAFFPQLVAGPILRASDVLHQFLDSKDFTKENLKQGLKQLFWGIFKKTFIADPVSYVIDPMYANPTEYNWIAMWIAAFLFAVQIYCDFSGYSDIAIGTARILGFHIPKNFDRPFLSGTLTELWRRWHISFSSWLRDYVYITLGGNRRGEIMAYVNLFITTFVSGIWHGADWTFVFWGTLHSTMMVVEKFVFKFETMKKAWNRVPRSIQPLYPVGVFVLSCFFFRAKATPEVPTGMGITKIMLERAFTGVSGMFPQMSVSLVILVGFLFLVDILQDRNEDRFAFITDNLYFLIPTCILLYITSFIIYSVTVSSPFLYFQF; this comes from the coding sequence ATGCTTTTTAATTCAGTTCACTATTTGATCTTTGCACCCGTTGTTATCCTTGTTTATTTTTTAATTCCAAAACGATTCCAAGGTCTTTGGTTATTTATTGTTAGTTTGTATTTCTACGCAATCTTTCGAATTCCATTTTTAATTTTACTCGTTTTTTCTTTTGTCATTACAAAACTTGCCGTCGACTATATGGAGTTTGCTTCTTCCAAAGCCAAAAAACTCTTTTGGTTGAATGTGGCGGTCTGGAGTAATTTAGGTTTACTTTTTGTATTTAAGTATTTGGACTTTTCCATTACCGTATGGAACCAAACATTTTCCCTTACCCCTTGTGATCCAGAATTTGTACAAAAGTCAGGAATTCTTCTTCCGATGGGGATTAGTTTTTTCACCTTACAAGCAGTATCTTATGCAGTCGATGTTTACAGAGGTGTGGTGGAAAGAGCCAAATCCATTTTTCATTTCGGACTCTTTCTAGCATTTTTTCCACAACTTGTAGCCGGTCCTATCTTACGTGCCAGTGATGTTCTCCACCAGTTTTTAGATTCCAAAGACTTTACTAAAGAAAATCTAAAACAGGGCCTAAAACAACTCTTCTGGGGAATCTTTAAAAAGACTTTTATCGCTGATCCGGTTTCGTATGTGATCGATCCCATGTATGCCAATCCAACAGAATACAATTGGATTGCGATGTGGATTGCTGCCTTTTTATTTGCCGTTCAAATCTATTGCGATTTTTCAGGATACTCTGACATTGCCATTGGAACTGCAAGGATTCTTGGTTTTCATATTCCTAAAAACTTCGACCGACCTTTTTTATCAGGCACACTGACTGAACTTTGGAGGCGTTGGCATATTTCCTTTAGTTCTTGGTTACGTGACTATGTATACATCACTCTGGGTGGAAACAGACGAGGAGAAATTATGGCTTATGTAAATCTCTTCATCACAACCTTTGTTTCTGGAATTTGGCATGGAGCCGATTGGACTTTTGTATTTTGGGGAACCCTCCATTCCACTATGATGGTGGTGGAAAAATTTGTTTTCAAATTTGAAACCATGAAAAAGGCCTGGAACCGAGTACCACGTTCCATCCAACCACTGTATCCCGTCGGTGTATTTGTTTTGTCTTGTTTTTTCTTCCGAGCAAAAGCCACTCCAGAAGTTCCCACAGGAATGGGAATCACCAAAATTATGTTAGAGCGAGCCTTCACCGGTGTGAGTGGAATGTTTCCTCAAATGAGTGTAAGCCTTGTGATCTTAGTTGGATTTTTATTTTTAGTAGATATCCTCCAAGATAGAAACGAAGACAGATTTGCCTTTATCACAGACAATTTATACTTTCTCATTCCAACTTGTATCTTACTCTATATCACTTCCTTTATCATCTATAGTGTAACAGTATCAAGCCCCTTCCTCTACTTTCAGTTCTAA
- the scpB gene encoding SMC-Scp complex subunit ScpB: protein MEERAYTKGLLEALLFLSSDPIKLSALAKSAGIEKTEARELLDELILDYQEKEGGFLLREIAGGYQFITNQKYSEILAHIFKDKKRETLSRGTLDTLAIIAYKQPVTLTELDEIRGVSSRAMVASLMSKKLVKAVGQKEVPGRPTLYGTTNEFLLHFGLSKLTDLPTPVEVKELKFEEFTPESIIVTDETEMNPDFDTSTLPDELQEGS from the coding sequence TTGGAAGAAAGAGCTTATACTAAGGGCCTTCTTGAGGCGCTTCTTTTTTTATCTTCAGATCCAATCAAATTGTCTGCACTTGCCAAGTCTGCTGGGATCGAAAAAACAGAAGCCCGGGAACTCCTCGACGAACTGATCTTAGACTACCAAGAAAAAGAAGGTGGTTTTTTACTGAGAGAAATCGCCGGTGGATACCAATTCATCACCAACCAAAAATATAGCGAAATCTTAGCGCATATCTTTAAAGATAAAAAAAGAGAAACCCTCTCTCGCGGAACCTTAGACACTCTTGCCATCATTGCTTACAAACAACCCGTCACACTGACAGAACTAGATGAAATTCGAGGAGTATCTTCTCGCGCTATGGTAGCAAGTCTTATGTCAAAAAAACTGGTGAAAGCAGTCGGTCAAAAGGAAGTTCCGGGAAGACCAACATTATATGGAACCACCAACGAATTCTTGTTACACTTTGGTTTAAGCAAACTCACAGACCTTCCAACTCCAGTCGAAGTGAAGGAACTCAAATTTGAAGAATTCACACCAGAATCCATAATAGTGACTGATGAAACAGAAATGAATCCTGATTTTGATACAAGCACTCTACCGGATGAATTACAAGAAGGGTCTTAA
- a CDS encoding segregation and condensation protein A, whose amino-acid sequence MSQTPEFIVRWQNQDGGLTEGPLTVLWSLIDSYKVDIFEVSLSRITSDFIQFLRTSQSLSIELTSEFAVMASHLVYLKSKALLPDPGFEEEDYDPPLPKELVDKLLEHKKFQMAGQRLAELDRLTAGMFTRETNQVLDETEVWLDVSLVDLISAFNSILEQESSNEIEDLVPIYEGVSQYSVEDKMAYLQGLLEKTGEIHFMDLFETEKPEKKEIVAAFLAVLEVVKIRVCKVLQHAVFGEIKIVKV is encoded by the coding sequence GTGTCCCAAACCCCGGAGTTTATCGTCCGGTGGCAAAACCAGGACGGAGGACTGACAGAAGGACCTTTAACGGTTTTATGGTCTCTGATTGATAGTTATAAGGTTGATATTTTTGAAGTCTCCCTTTCGCGTATCACATCCGATTTCATTCAATTTTTGAGAACCAGTCAGTCCTTATCGATTGAACTCACTTCTGAGTTCGCCGTCATGGCATCTCATTTGGTGTATCTAAAATCCAAAGCCTTATTGCCGGATCCTGGTTTTGAGGAAGAGGATTATGACCCGCCTCTACCCAAAGAACTCGTAGATAAATTACTCGAACACAAAAAGTTTCAAATGGCTGGGCAACGTCTGGCGGAACTGGACAGGTTGACCGCCGGAATGTTTACCCGGGAAACCAATCAGGTTTTGGATGAAACCGAAGTATGGTTGGATGTAAGCCTTGTGGATTTGATTTCTGCTTTCAATTCGATTTTGGAGCAAGAGAGTTCCAATGAAATTGAGGACCTAGTCCCCATCTATGAAGGGGTAAGCCAATACTCCGTAGAGGACAAAATGGCCTATTTACAGGGCCTTTTAGAAAAAACCGGGGAAATCCACTTTATGGATTTGTTTGAAACAGAAAAACCGGAAAAAAAAGAAATCGTCGCTGCCTTCCTTGCTGTATTAGAAGTTGTTAAAATCCGAGTTTGCAAAGTCCTCCAACATGCAGTTTTCGGAGAAATCAAAATAGTCAAGGTTTAG
- a CDS encoding response regulator has product MARILVVDDAKFMRTLVKDALVGAGHEIVGEAENGNIAVEQYKNLKPDLVTMDITMREKDGIEATKEIIKFDASAKIIMVTALGQEDLLAKAIKMGVKDFVVKPFPPERLQQAAAKALGL; this is encoded by the coding sequence ATGGCAAGAATTTTGGTTGTAGATGATGCAAAATTCATGAGAACGCTCGTAAAAGATGCGTTAGTTGGTGCGGGTCACGAGATCGTAGGTGAAGCTGAGAACGGTAATATTGCGGTAGAACAATACAAAAACCTCAAACCGGACTTAGTAACTATGGACATTACCATGCGTGAAAAAGACGGAATCGAAGCAACAAAGGAAATCATTAAATTTGATGCATCCGCTAAAATCATTATGGTAACGGCCCTTGGTCAGGAAGATTTACTGGCAAAAGCAATCAAGATGGGTGTGAAGGATTTTGTTGTGAAACCTTTCCCTCCTGAAAGATTGCAACAAGCTGCAGCAAAAGCACTAGGTTTATAA
- a CDS encoding protein-glutamate methylesterase/protein-glutamine glutaminase, which translates to MNKKPTVAIIDDSLLVRNILSDALTKKDEVQVIATGKTGMDCIDLAGKLKPDFIVLDIEMPIMDGLTALAEIKKLKLPSHVIMLSVLTQHGADATFKALELGAVDFIPKPSSGNQFSPEDIAAVLSAKIKGFSDSKQPSIEVLLRPERTERQLNKSFQKPIKVDAIGIGTSTGGPKALQTVFAGIPEDFAKPIFVVQHMPAGFTKAFADRLNSLSKIQVKEAEQGDLVQSGTAYIAPGDYQMTVITKGKDHFIELHHTGQVNGHRPSIEVLFDSLVEAYGGDHLLSMIMTGMGKDGSQAITNIHAKGGITLAQNEATSVVYGMNRVAVELGGIDFVLPVDELVPKMIELLKSRGN; encoded by the coding sequence ATGAATAAAAAACCAACCGTTGCCATCATTGACGACTCACTCCTCGTGAGGAATATCCTGAGTGATGCTCTCACCAAAAAGGATGAAGTGCAGGTAATTGCCACAGGCAAAACCGGGATGGACTGCATTGATTTGGCAGGGAAGCTAAAACCTGATTTTATCGTCTTGGACATTGAAATGCCGATCATGGATGGGCTTACGGCATTGGCCGAAATTAAAAAATTAAAACTGCCAAGTCATGTGATTATGCTTTCGGTGCTGACCCAACATGGGGCAGATGCCACATTTAAGGCATTGGAACTGGGAGCCGTTGATTTCATTCCAAAGCCTTCTAGTGGAAATCAGTTTTCTCCAGAGGATATTGCTGCGGTATTGTCCGCAAAAATCAAAGGGTTTTCTGATTCAAAGCAGCCGAGCATCGAAGTTCTCCTAAGGCCTGAGAGAACCGAACGCCAATTAAATAAAAGTTTTCAAAAACCGATCAAAGTAGACGCTATCGGAATTGGGACCTCCACGGGAGGACCAAAAGCATTGCAAACTGTCTTTGCTGGGATTCCGGAAGATTTTGCAAAACCAATCTTTGTGGTGCAACATATGCCAGCGGGGTTTACCAAGGCATTTGCAGATAGATTGAATTCCTTGTCGAAGATACAAGTGAAAGAAGCAGAGCAGGGTGACTTAGTTCAGTCTGGAACTGCTTACATTGCTCCTGGTGATTATCAAATGACTGTGATCACAAAAGGAAAGGATCATTTTATTGAACTGCACCACACAGGTCAGGTCAATGGGCATAGACCTTCGATTGAAGTATTGTTTGATAGTTTGGTGGAAGCTTACGGTGGGGACCATCTTTTATCCATGATCATGACTGGTATGGGAAAAGACGGATCACAAGCCATCACCAACATTCACGCCAAAGGTGGTATCACTCTGGCGCAGAATGAAGCAACATCCGTAGTGTACGGAATGAACCGTGTTGCGGTAGAACTGGGTGGGATTGATTTTGTTCTTCCAGTGGATGAATTGGTACCAAAGATGATTGAATTATTAAAGTCGAGAGGGAATTAA
- a CDS encoding LA_2486 family SGNH/GDSL-type esterase, whose product MKKFYKFSSIICIRTLLVFFLGEGFFRYRSKTETEEIEYKKIHCLYGLTEIRLCPNVKAEFLRKDGKIWDIQTNSRGERILGREPNKSKLWLVGDSMAMGYGLPTKETPAFYIKSKYNLDVRLVAVDAIGTRGLLQLLKETLKKIDPKDSPDQIYWIWNPSDFIDDEREKKGFKRIFYPIHHQLSQISYLYRNLLPSPKANVYTSYGIPIKYPESHITYSHLGDFFSDRVIPKEKVNILFSWGMSREGTPDTKDPNYDVAKDFFSKQKVKTIDLRKKTEVLFKEQKQVYIPLDGHPGPALAELFADAIAKDFLNLP is encoded by the coding sequence TTGAAAAAATTCTATAAATTTTCATCCATCATTTGTATCCGAACTCTCTTAGTTTTTTTTCTAGGAGAGGGGTTTTTTCGTTACAGGTCCAAAACAGAAACAGAAGAAATTGAATACAAAAAAATTCATTGTTTGTATGGATTAACGGAAATCCGCCTTTGCCCCAATGTAAAAGCAGAGTTTTTACGTAAGGATGGAAAAATTTGGGACATCCAAACAAATTCCCGAGGGGAAAGAATTCTTGGTAGAGAACCAAACAAATCAAAACTTTGGTTAGTTGGCGATTCCATGGCGATGGGTTATGGTCTTCCAACAAAAGAAACACCTGCCTTTTATATAAAATCAAAATATAATTTAGATGTAAGATTGGTTGCTGTGGATGCCATTGGAACAAGAGGTCTTTTACAACTTCTGAAAGAAACACTAAAGAAGATTGATCCCAAGGATTCTCCCGACCAAATCTACTGGATTTGGAATCCTTCCGATTTTATTGATGATGAACGAGAAAAAAAAGGATTCAAACGAATTTTTTATCCCATCCACCACCAACTGTCTCAAATTTCCTACCTGTATCGAAATCTTCTTCCTTCTCCCAAAGCAAATGTGTACACTTCGTACGGAATTCCGATAAAGTATCCTGAATCACATATTACTTATTCTCACTTGGGTGATTTTTTTTCAGACAGAGTCATCCCCAAAGAAAAAGTAAACATCCTCTTTAGTTGGGGAATGTCCAGAGAAGGAACCCCTGACACAAAAGATCCAAATTACGATGTAGCAAAAGATTTCTTTTCCAAACAAAAAGTGAAAACCATCGATCTAAGAAAAAAAACAGAAGTTTTGTTTAAAGAACAAAAACAAGTGTACATTCCTCTTGATGGTCATCCAGGGCCAGCACTAGCGGAACTTTTTGCCGATGCGATTGCCAAGGACTTCTTAAATTTGCCTTAG
- a CDS encoding DUF1343 domain-containing protein, which yields MKFLKKINKLSGCKAAILTNQSAFGHLGKYHFQTYSEIFDLKTIFLPEHGLFAELQDQVSGDELKYLFGDMQIVNLYGKEESSLVPPKESLTNVDVIIIDIKDVGSRYYTFLTTAYYILCEVSRIKRETGKAPLFLVIDSPNPIGTRVEGTPLQKEFESFVGVTSVLHRHGLTPGGLLTYYNETFQLKVDVIVVPVGVFHPKSVSSFEWVPPSPNIPTQSTCLVYPGMCLLEGTNVSEGRGTTKPFETFGAPYLVGKAKEELDKRMFSHQPGKFILRNLRFLPTFHKYVGSICEGYQLMVLKPKQFHSLYFVLYFLKQLLELFPKEFEYLKGVYEFRSDRPAIELLCGDSTLLDYLYGKRTDSELEMYLKESESRWTKLIKPFRY from the coding sequence ATGAAGTTTTTAAAAAAAATAAATAAGTTAAGCGGCTGTAAGGCGGCCATTCTCACCAACCAAAGTGCTTTTGGTCATCTTGGAAAATACCATTTTCAAACTTATTCAGAAATTTTTGATTTAAAAACAATATTTTTGCCAGAACACGGACTCTTCGCTGAGTTACAAGACCAGGTCAGTGGGGATGAACTCAAATATCTTTTTGGAGATATGCAGATTGTGAATCTGTATGGAAAGGAAGAATCAAGTTTAGTTCCACCAAAAGAAAGTTTAACCAATGTAGATGTGATCATCATTGATATAAAAGATGTTGGTTCGAGGTATTATACTTTTTTAACAACAGCCTATTATATTTTATGTGAAGTTTCGCGTATAAAACGGGAAACAGGAAAGGCTCCTCTTTTTTTAGTGATCGATTCTCCAAACCCCATTGGAACTAGAGTCGAAGGAACACCACTGCAAAAAGAATTCGAATCTTTTGTTGGTGTCACCTCGGTTTTGCATAGGCATGGGCTCACTCCAGGTGGATTATTAACTTATTATAATGAAACCTTTCAGTTAAAAGTGGATGTGATTGTTGTACCTGTCGGAGTATTTCATCCAAAATCAGTATCAAGTTTTGAATGGGTTCCTCCTTCGCCAAATATCCCAACACAGAGCACTTGTTTGGTGTATCCGGGAATGTGTCTTTTGGAAGGAACTAATGTATCGGAAGGCAGAGGGACAACCAAACCTTTCGAAACTTTTGGAGCTCCCTATTTAGTTGGTAAAGCGAAAGAAGAATTAGACAAGCGGATGTTCTCTCACCAACCAGGAAAATTTATTTTACGTAACTTACGATTTTTACCAACATTTCATAAGTATGTTGGTTCCATTTGTGAAGGTTACCAACTTATGGTATTAAAACCAAAACAGTTTCATTCCTTATATTTTGTATTATACTTTTTGAAACAATTGTTGGAACTCTTCCCAAAAGAATTTGAATATTTAAAAGGAGTTTACGAATTTCGTTCGGACCGCCCGGCGATTGAGCTGCTTTGCGGCGATTCAACTTTATTAGACTATTTATACGGAAAACGAACAGATTCTGAACTTGAAATGTATTTAAAAGAATCAGAAAGTCGTTGGACGAAACTGATAAAACCCTTTCGGTATTAA
- the pheA gene encoding prephenate dehydratase: MSSAEEELKKLRAGIDSLDTEIIALIQKRAGFAQEIGRVKKESGGPIYRPDREKDVYEKVTKLSGGPLPSSVIRAIYREMMSGTIALEHPLKIGFLGPEGSFSHSAMRSKFGSSIDAVPQTSIPDVFRMVEEGKLDYGVVPVENSTEGQVSSTLDMFLETDLFVYSELYQRISFSLLGFETDLSLVKKIYGIRIGNEQCRNWISANLPNAEVVDTSSTAMAAKLVSERKDGLAIASKIAGEIYNLNVIAEGIEDYSGNTTRFLVIGKTESPKTKEDKTSIVFSIPNQTGSLFAILKTFNDASINLTKIESRPLKRNLWEYHFFVDFIGHREDPKIAELLEKVKSQCTLFKLLGSYPTAGSFPT, encoded by the coding sequence ATGAGTAGTGCAGAAGAAGAACTAAAAAAACTCCGTGCTGGAATTGATTCGTTAGACACAGAAATCATAGCTCTCATTCAAAAACGTGCAGGTTTCGCACAGGAGATTGGTCGTGTTAAAAAAGAATCTGGTGGACCAATTTATCGCCCGGATCGTGAAAAAGATGTATATGAAAAAGTTACCAAACTATCAGGTGGACCACTTCCTTCTTCTGTGATTCGTGCAATTTACCGAGAGATGATGTCTGGAACCATCGCCTTAGAACACCCGTTAAAGATTGGTTTTTTAGGTCCTGAAGGAAGTTTTTCTCATTCTGCAATGCGTTCTAAATTTGGAAGTTCCATTGATGCGGTTCCTCAAACTTCAATTCCAGATGTGTTTCGAATGGTAGAGGAAGGTAAGTTGGATTATGGAGTGGTGCCTGTGGAAAATTCCACAGAAGGCCAAGTCAGTTCCACCTTGGATATGTTTTTGGAAACTGATCTTTTCGTGTATTCCGAGTTATACCAAAGAATCTCGTTTTCACTGCTTGGTTTTGAAACAGACCTTTCTCTTGTGAAAAAAATCTATGGAATTCGAATCGGAAACGAACAGTGCCGCAATTGGATTTCTGCGAATCTTCCAAATGCAGAAGTTGTGGATACTTCTTCTACTGCGATGGCGGCAAAGTTAGTATCCGAAAGAAAAGACGGCCTTGCGATTGCATCCAAAATAGCCGGTGAAATTTATAATTTAAACGTGATTGCAGAAGGGATTGAAGATTATTCAGGAAACACCACTCGGTTTCTTGTGATCGGCAAAACAGAATCCCCTAAAACAAAAGAAGATAAAACTTCCATTGTGTTTTCTATTCCGAACCAAACGGGTTCTTTGTTTGCTATTTTAAAAACTTTCAATGATGCTTCGATCAATTTAACAAAAATTGAATCAAGGCCATTAAAACGAAACTTGTGGGAATACCATTTTTTCGTCGATTTTATTGGTCACAGAGAAGATCCAAAAATTGCAGAACTTCTTGAAAAAGTAAAATCACAATGTACTTTGTTTAAACTTTTGGGCTCCTATCCAACAGCCGGATCTTTTCCTACATGA
- a CDS encoding LA_2490 family SGNH/GDSL-type esterase, with product MIQNWKRWGAIVLFFPLALLSLELILRISNPPALRYYRDVKLLHAYHPEYGVTLEPNESRFVRHYADLWQGQFTTNSLGLRGIEEPIPQKPKLVCLGDSLVMGFGVSDEDTFCSRLGGLEENGLSYQSLNLGVDAYGSLGSYKRLKDMSTKIDNIKTVLFFISPNDFTMPEELRAQGILPDDENDALHENDPVWKKNFRIQFELTRISYLLQALKLAYEQTKVKFAQTKYLIAADTNLLSSSPLVYLRETFILPVKQKKCEEKDEFICPTPLQNLNVICSDSPVDPNSLEPLPETTTRAYDLMIELSKEKGYRLVPVILPMQIEEVYCRQLGKFNALGGYAIRAKKYLDSKGIKTLDILPYTDKMCDREFTLHGQTKKAGIQDYYIPGDGHLTKLGNLWAAESIADALKDYK from the coding sequence ATGATTCAAAACTGGAAACGATGGGGAGCCATTGTCCTATTTTTCCCGTTGGCGTTACTCTCTTTGGAATTGATTTTACGCATTTCCAATCCGCCTGCTTTACGTTATTACCGCGATGTCAAATTGTTGCATGCCTACCATCCTGAATATGGTGTCACCTTAGAACCAAACGAAAGTCGCTTTGTCCGTCACTATGCCGATCTTTGGCAAGGACAGTTCACAACCAATTCTCTGGGACTTCGAGGCATAGAAGAGCCAATCCCCCAAAAACCAAAACTTGTTTGTCTTGGGGATAGTTTGGTTATGGGATTTGGTGTTTCCGATGAAGATACATTTTGTTCCAGACTCGGTGGATTGGAAGAGAATGGTCTAAGTTACCAAAGTTTGAATTTGGGTGTGGATGCTTATGGATCTCTTGGCTCTTACAAACGCCTAAAAGATATGTCTACAAAGATTGACAATATCAAAACTGTATTGTTCTTTATTTCGCCCAATGATTTTACGATGCCTGAAGAGTTACGAGCCCAAGGTATCCTTCCCGATGATGAAAACGATGCACTTCACGAAAACGATCCTGTTTGGAAAAAAAACTTTCGCATTCAGTTTGAACTTACAAGAATTTCCTATCTTTTACAGGCCCTAAAACTTGCTTATGAACAAACGAAAGTCAAATTTGCACAAACAAAATATTTAATTGCAGCAGATACAAATCTTTTGAGTTCCTCTCCGCTGGTGTATTTGCGAGAAACTTTTATTCTTCCCGTCAAACAAAAGAAATGTGAAGAAAAAGATGAGTTTATTTGTCCCACTCCTCTACAAAATCTAAATGTAATTTGTTCTGATTCGCCAGTGGATCCAAATTCACTAGAACCCTTACCTGAAACCACAACCAGGGCCTATGATTTGATGATAGAACTGTCGAAAGAAAAAGGTTACCGGTTGGTACCCGTCATCCTTCCCATGCAAATTGAAGAAGTGTATTGTCGCCAACTCGGAAAGTTTAACGCACTTGGAGGTTATGCCATCCGGGCTAAAAAATATTTGGATTCAAAAGGGATCAAAACTTTAGACATTCTCCCCTATACGGACAAAATGTGCGATCGTGAATTTACGTTACATGGACAAACTAAAAAAGCTGGGATTCAGGATTATTATATACCGGGAGATGGCCACCTTACGAAGCTGGGCAATCTTTGGGCTGCCGAATCAATTGCCGATGCCCTAAAGGATTACAAATAA
- a CDS encoding prephenate dehydrogenase produces the protein MNLSRVLVYGMGLMGGSLALAIRKKFPNTEISAVVRSEKSKSTIFSKQLADFVFLQNEFQTPNWSNYDLVVFSTPVESILKIIQTLPKSGNTIFIDLGSTKETIVSAVESYFGDITHNYISTHPMCGSEQAGPDAAVPDLYVDKLCILTSPKSTSNTSLEWVRSFWEKIGSWTLEMDSQSHDETLAYLSHLPHVISTLLVNVAGSNPTTKKEILESSKPITGGGFRDMSRIAGSNPDMWISIFKENQRFLLKSIDDLIQQLSEFRNLFGSDGSFDESQIRKIWELAIANKDEIRKTK, from the coding sequence ATGAACCTATCGAGAGTTTTGGTTTATGGAATGGGCCTTATGGGTGGATCCCTTGCCCTCGCGATTCGTAAGAAATTTCCAAATACAGAAATTTCAGCTGTGGTTCGTTCCGAAAAAAGTAAATCTACAATTTTTTCGAAACAACTGGCAGATTTTGTATTTTTGCAGAATGAATTCCAAACGCCAAATTGGTCTAACTACGATTTGGTGGTATTTAGTACTCCTGTTGAGTCTATTTTAAAAATCATCCAGACTCTTCCTAAATCCGGAAATACAATCTTTATCGATTTAGGATCTACCAAAGAAACCATTGTTTCTGCAGTGGAATCGTATTTTGGGGATATAACTCACAATTATATTTCTACCCATCCTATGTGTGGATCTGAACAAGCGGGCCCAGATGCGGCGGTTCCAGATTTATATGTGGATAAACTTTGTATTTTAACTTCTCCAAAATCAACATCTAACACTAGTTTGGAATGGGTTCGGTCGTTTTGGGAAAAAATTGGTTCCTGGACTTTGGAAATGGACTCCCAATCACATGATGAAACTTTGGCTTATCTTTCTCATCTTCCTCATGTCATCTCTACCTTACTTGTCAATGTGGCTGGATCCAATCCTACAACTAAAAAAGAAATCTTAGAATCTTCTAAACCCATTACGGGTGGTGGGTTTCGGGATATGTCAAGGATTGCTGGTTCCAACCCGGATATGTGGATTTCTATCTTCAAAGAAAATCAAAGATTTCTACTAAAATCAATTGATGATTTGATTCAACAATTATCGGAGTTTCGAAATCTCTTTGGATCTGATGGTTCTTTTGATGAATCACAAATTCGAAAAATTTGGGAATTGGCAATAGCAAACAAAGATGAAATCCGAAAAACAAAATGA